In the genome of Epinephelus moara isolate mb chromosome 14, YSFRI_EMoa_1.0, whole genome shotgun sequence, the window CTCCACCAGGTGTCGCCCTGCAGgactgaaacaggaagtcacaacctgcagttcctctgacgTCCACTAGAGTCCGTCCCCACAGACATCCACTCCTCCACTGCTCCCTCCTTCACCCCTCACTTGTCCACAGccccacccctcactcctccacagtcccacccctcactcctccacagccccACCCCTCACAGCTCCCTCCttcacccctcactcctccacagctccacccctcATTGCTCCCTCCTTCACAGTTCActcttccacagctccactcCTTCACAGttcactcctccacagccccacccctcactcctccacagccccACCCCTCACTGCTCCCTCCTTCACAGttcactcctccacagccccACCCCTCACTGCTCCCTCCTTCACAgttcactcctccacagctccacccctcACTGCTCCCTCCTTCACAGttcactcctccacagccccacccctcactcctccacagccccACCCCTCACTGCTCCACAGCCCCACTTTCTTGCTCAAATATGATCACCTCTGGatccagaaaaaaaacccaagatggccgacatgccaaactcaaggctttaaaccTGGAGACTACAAACCAAcgggtgatgtcactgtggctATGTctgtgattttacacatttaatggTCTGGGGACATGTGGGTGGGGAACAGGAAATGCACAGCAGGCTGCTTGTGTGGCGTGCACGtatggcagtatggctctgtggCGCCCCCTCTGTGTGAACAGAGACAGTAATAATGTCCTTAGAAATGTTTGTACAGACATGTTGTTGATTGGTGATGATCAgtttgtgtttcctgcaggaTGACCGAGGTGATGAACTCTCTGGAGCCCAGTACGGAGGACTTCAGCGGGGGCGGAGCCGGAGCAGATCAGGGCGCAGTATCcttccaggtgtgtttgtgtgtgtgtgtgtctgtgtgtgtgtctgtgtgtgtgttattggtGTCTAAAGCTCACGGTGGCGGCGGTGAGCCACAGGAGTGATGAGCAACAAACTGGGCTGTGAGGTTTTATCATCTACTACACTTCCACTGATTTAATAaacatgatgaagatgatgatgatgatgatgataatgatgatgatgatgatgatggtgatgatgacaacggtgatgatgatgatggtgatgatgacgacggtgatgatgaagatgatgatgatgatgacggtgatgatgatggtgatgatgaagatggtgatgatgatgatgatgacagtggtgatgatggtgatgatgatgaagatgatgatgatgataatggtgatgatgatgatgatgacggtgATGACGGTGACGgtgatcatgatgatgatgatgatgatgatgatgatggtgatgatgatgatgagtgtCTCCTAAGCATCTCACTCTGATGTCGACTGAAACAACACAACagactgaaacaggaagtttgacctttgaccttcagaATTCAGAGACATGTGATACAATGATATAAAGATcagccaaaataaaagcactacgtccgtacaacaccaccaactgatgtttttttccttcaacaacgtttagccgacacacacacgtggttacgtttagacAACACACAGACGtagttacgtttagccgacacacacacgtgtttacgtttatccaacacacacacacacacacacatgtggttatgtttagccaacacacacacacatggttacgtttagccaacacacacacacacgtggttacgtttagccaacacacacacacgcgtggttatgtttagccaacacacacacacatggttacgtttagccaacacacacacacacgtggttatgtttagccaacacacgcacgtggttacgtttagccaacacacacacgtggttacgattagccaacacacacacgtggttacgtttagctaaCAGagacacgtggttacgtttagccaacacacacgcgtggttacgtttagccaacacacacacgtggttacgtttagctaaCACagacacgtggttacgtttagccaacacacacacttggttatgtttagctaacacacacacatggttacgtttagctaaCACagacacgtggttacgtttagctaacacacacacatggttacgtttagctaaCACagacacgtggttacgtttagctaaCTCagacacgtggttacgtttagccaacacagacacgtggttacgtttggCTAACACagacacgtggttatgtttaaccaacacacacgtggttacggcGTCATCTCTCAGGTGTGTTCAACCTTACATCAGCTTTACTCAGATCTTCACAGAGACCCACGAGAGGTTTCCAAAGCTTTCCAAGAGGCTTCCCTCCATCGTGGTGGAGCCGATGGACGCAGCTGAGGTGGAAAGTGGTGAGCTCCGCTGGCCGCCAAAGGAGCCCAGCTCTCCAGACGCCAAAACTGAGAGGCAGCATGCAGTTGAACAACCtgcaggtgaggaggaggaggaggaggtgaggtcACTGACTCCACAGTGGGAAAAGATCAATTAGATTTAAACTGACAAATCAGAAGTGAACAGGCACTCAGATCTTTGACTGGAGGAAAAGTAGTGACAGTGACATGATCAGTGCTTTAGTatcatgttactgttgtagctgctgggTGGGTGGAGCTACTTCTAACCACAATATAACAGTTAACTGGTCCAGTGGATCACAACGCGGCGGTACTCACGTGAGGTCACGTTATGTCAGGTTACGTCATGTTAATAACAAATATTTCTAACCCTGTCATTTCATTATGTTGCGTTCACGTGTTTGAATCATGTACGACCTGTTCTGCCACTGCACACCTGTACAGGTGCCAACTCAGGAAACGCTCCTGTGGGTCGAATGTTGTCGGGTTCACACTGGACTCAGAAACGCTGAAAAGTGAAATGATTTCTTCCCGCTTCCTTTCACCGCCTTCGTTAAACAGTTGTGCTGTCAACAGTAAACACGATGCGGCCCTGAGCTCCGCAGCCGGCTTGCCATCTGGAGCGATAGTTTGGTGCAGTCATTTTCCTTCAGAAGACAAGTGAGTCTAGAAAAACACAGAAGGCAGTGGTCACTTGAGCAATGACAGACAGAGGCTTTAATATTTGATATAAATGATCTGAATGTAAACAGAGGACGAGACAGATGATTGGAAGCGCAGCAGACAGATCATGTGACCAGAACACAGGAGATTAATCTGTCACTGAGTGTCAGGGAAATGAGCTCTTAGTGTAAACATCCAGCAGAGTGATGACATGTCCAGAGTGAGGGTGGCGTTGGAGAACAGGAACCTACAACcttgtttgtgtttaatgtctGACGTGTTTTTTATTCTAtaaatttaaaagtttttaatgtgaaatcgAAACATGAGACGTCAGattaatgtagtggagtaaaaaccTCAGGATGGTACTCCTGAGTTCAGTACTCGAGTAAATATATTCAGTAACTTTCCTCCAGCGGCTGGTGAGCTCATTTCTCTGAACACTGTTACGGCTGTGTATGTGTTCCttgctgctgtcccttttcACTCCttgtagatctgcccaggtgtgctgcattacctAACGAAGTGCAGtacacctggcatggaggaggtgcttaagagctcctgtgccagcagcagaggggagaggctctggtgtggggactgctggtcctACTGCCTCTCACCGAgggatttttgttgtcttgttgcCTGTTTAAATTctaataaatcccatggatttgattgttttaaaggtgtttatgTGGTTGTTATTGGGTCAGTGTTTGGAGTTTTGTTCGCCCCATAGGGCCAACAAAACTCCTAAGGGTGGGGAGTAACAAATGGGGGCTCGTCCGGAATTTGAACATCCATGAGGTGATGTAAATGTGAGTTTTTGTGTGTATCTCGTGGCCTTTTTATTGTGTAGAGGTAATCCCTTTTGTTAAATCATTTGTGGTTGTTGCTCTGTGTTGAGTTGAAACTTTAGTTTTGAGCACCCTGACTAGGTAGTCACCGGGCAGGTAAGATCTTGCCACTTtgttattttgccttttttatttttggtggtaATCCTGAGTGGGGGCACGCTTCTATGGTCTTCTGCGATGCATTGAGTTCAGCGTTTAAAGCCGCCTCAAGCTCGGCAGGCCACTGAAGACTAGCTAGGTTAGTTAGCTGTCTTGGTAGGTACGTCAGGGTTGGGGTGCCTCAACAACTTGTTTCctaatttttggcactttgcaGAGCAACTtgattgtgattttgttttgcttgagATGACTAGTTTCTGTTTGGTTATGGTTTTGTGTCGCTGTGATAAATACTTGTGCAGTAACTTGTGGTTTGTGACCGTTAGGGTGGTGGTCACTGCACTCCACATTTGTTGGGTCACTTGTTGGTTGCTGCTTAGGTTTAAGTTAGCAACATATGTGTAGTGGTTAACTACATTGTGACCATTTTGTTCTGTGGTTGTTTCAGTCCACTTTTTGGTGTGGTCACTTGTGTGTTACTGCTAGTGGGTATTTTGTTGTAGCAAATTCGTTGTGACTCTGGGATGTAGTCACCCCCACAGATCATTGGATCTTAGAGTGGTGGGTGTGGTTTCCCAATTCATCAGGTCCATTTGTGTTGCTGGTTTCCTGCATCCATCACAGtaacttgtgtgtgtggttcGAGACCATATGgtgttcattttgtgttgtggTAGTGGCAGTTCACTTTTGTTGGATCTTTGTGTTGCTGTCGGTATGGCAACAACTTTGTAGCTGGTCTACGTGTGATGATCCTTTTGGTATGTGGCTGTTGCACTCCACTGTTGTGTTGGTCACCTGTGTTACTGTTTTTGGTGTTGGTAATGCAGTAACTTCATTTGGCTTTGGGTTTCTTTTCACCTCATGGCCGTAGCCATTTTGCACCAGGTGGGACTGGCACCCACTGATTTGGCTACTCGTGCAGCTGCTGCTTATTCTTGAACTCAGTGGCAGAAGATTAGTTGGCCCTGTATGATTTAAATCTTGTTTGATCCAAATTTGACCCAAGGTGACACTTTATCAGTCCTATTAATCTGGGTGTTTGGTTGTTTGTCTTAACATACAGCCTTGGTAAGTAGCACTCATTTCCTCTTACATTTCAATGAATAAATGGCATTTGTCTGAACTATGGGGTGTTTTAACCGTAATTACCTTAACTGACAGTGTGacaaattatttattcattgttttaagGGTGGGGGTGCTACGGCTGTGTATGTGTTCCttgctgctgtcccttttcACTCCttgtagatctgcccaggtgtgctgcattacctAACGAGGTGCAGtacacctggcatggaggaggtgcttaAGAGCTCCTGCGCCAGCAGCAAAGGGGAGAGGCTCTAAGGGTGGGGCGTAACAACACAAATCAAcatccaaacttttttttttcagttctaatttaaagaggcaacagaacggatttgtttttttttagcttggcgccatcTAGCGTCAGGggtgttgcgtcgcactgtcgcaacgaccaaattgagcgtggggatcagagataatgaataaaatgtaggctgtaaagccaccagtatacctctatgtatatgtagaatgataaggtgtgtggacactctactaaataaatgagtaaagagaccgagcaacaattatcagatttatctgaagaaaaaacaaatagtaatgcaaataattatagcagaatgcaCANNNNNNNNNNNNNNNNNNNNNNNNNNNNNNNNNNNNNNNNNNNNNNNNNNNNNNNNNNNNNNNNNNNNNNNNNNNNNNNNNNNNNNNNNNNNNNNNNNNNNNNNNNNNNNNNNNNNNNNNNNNNNNNNNNNNNNNNNNNNNNNNNNNNNNNNNNNNNNNNNNNNNNNNNNNNNNNNNNNNNNNNNNNNNNNNNNNNNNNNNNNNNNNNNNNNNNNNNNNNNNNNNNNNNNNNNNNNNNNNNNNNNNNNNNNNNNNNNNNNNNNNNNNNNNNNNNNNNNNNNNNNNNNNNNNNNNNNNNNNNNNNNNNNNNNNNNNNNNNNNNNNNNNNNNNNNNNNNNNNNNNNNNNNNNNNNNNNNNNNNNNNNNNNNNNNNNNNNNNNNNNNNNNNNNNNNNNNNNNNNNNNNNNNNNNNNNNNNNNNNNNNNNNNNNNNNNNNNNNNNNNNNNNNNNNNNNNNNNNNNNNNNNNNNNNNNNNNNNNNNNNNNNNNNNNNNNNNNNNNNNNNNNNNNNNNNNNNNNNNNNNNNNNNNNNNNNNNNNNNNNNNNNNNNNNNNNNNNNNNNNNNNNNNNNNNNNNNNNNNNNNNNNNNNNNNNNNNNNNNNNNNNNNNNNNNNNNNNNNNNNNNNNNNNNNNNNNNNNNNNNNNNNNNNNNNNNNNNNNNNNNNNNNNNNNNNNNNNNNNNNNNNNNNNNNNNNNNNNNNNNNNNNNNNNNNNNNNNNNNNNNNNNNNNNNNNNNNNNNNNNNNNNNNNNNNNNNNNNNNNNatgtaaacgctgatagtctgattttactgtggccactaccctgtgcaacccacattattttcatcatgatatatttaggaaaagatgctgtctgttgcctctttaagtttGCTGGGTAAGGGTCACTTCCGTGTGTAGCTCCCGTGTGCAAGCTCCCGCAAGCTAAGTATTTGTCCAGTTTTTACAACCTTTCTGGCCTCTTTTTTATACACCTTGTATAAGAAACTTGTTCTATTAAAAGCGTGTCCTTTAACTGGATGAGGAATCTCAGTCATCGGGCTTGTACTTTTAAAGACTTTGGAGGAAGAGTTGAGCCATGACTGTTCCTCGCAGCCGCACACCAAACCACACCAGCGAAACACTGCTTTTAAACAACATCTCGGTCATGTTTCTCTCACTTGAGTAACCGACTTACAAACTTTTCTGTCATGTCGGCTGTGTGTGAGTCGTGCCTTCCTACCTTTTCAAAGCTGAAGGAAGACATTGCAGATCTGCGGTCAGATCTCAAAGAGAAGGACAAATTACTCATGGACTTCTCTTCTGTTGCCTCATCCCAGGCAAAACACATAACACTCCTTAAGTTCTCTGGATACAGTAACCGAAACACGTCCACCAACAATGACACCACTTTACCATTGACCGGCTCTGTCACTGCTGATTTCCCAGCCCCTGTGACAGTTTCAACACAACCTGCGACCCCTTGGTACTTCCAAGGTGCAAAGCCCAAAACATCGGCGACCTCCACCCTCTGTCCGGACCGAACAGTGCCATGACGTCTCAGCGGCAGGGATGAAGTGACTGCTCCGGTGAGTTCCAACGGTGCTCGCCTGTCCTTCCCTGATCCATCTCTGGACTTGCAGCTGGCCAGCAGGTTTGACATTCTGAGTGTGCAGGAATTCCCTCCTGTGGGTGCGGGTTCCCACTCTCCACCGGCTCCCATTCCTCCAGTCAGCCGTGGTTTCCATCAGACAAATGGCCGGGGTTCCCGGCCTGGCACCCCCCCATCGTCTGCATTTGGAGCGGATGGGGTCCAGCGACGCGTGGGTCATCTACAGCGGGCTCCATCGCGCTGCCGACACACCCCCAGGAGGTCAGGGGTCCGTGCCCAGGTGCGGCCCCCTCCCTTTGTGCTGATTGTGGGGTCCTCCATGGACAGACATGTGGCGTTACGCGACAGTCAGACCTTTTGCCACCCTGGTGCCACTGTCAGGGATATTACATCTGCCGCCCTGCAGGTTACAGCCCAGCACACCTCTGCCTCCACGGTGGTTATCGAGGCCGGCATAAACGATCTAAAACAAGAAAAGTCGGAGCTTCTTAAGAAAGACTTCATTCACCTGTTGGACTGCCTGCTGGACACTGGGAAGCAGGTAATTGTTTCCGGCCCGCTTCCCCCACTTCGCTTCGGTGACGTCACCACCAGTCATCTCCGCCAACTCCACTTGTGGCTGAAGGGTTACTGTCTAAGCAGAAATGTTCCCTTTGCGGACAACTTTACCATCTTCCTGGGCAGACCTCGGTTGTTTGGCAGGGACGGTCTACATCCTAACCGAGAAGGATCACAGCTCTTATCAATTAATATTGATCTGACTGTGAAGTCCTGTCGAGCACCCACCTCCGCTTGACTGACAGTAAAAACATCCAATTGTATGCACTCACCCACTTTCTCTCCCCCCCCCACTTCTGGATGCTATTACTGACCACAGCGCCCCCTGCCAGCTTCCTATGGCAGTACCACTTTCACTGGTCCTCCCTTCACAACCTATTAATTGTCAAGGCTCACTGATTTCTGTTATCACTAACCATCCATGGTCATCACCCCaagtgtcttttcttttctatcAGCCCCAATATTGGAACCCCCTAAGCCTCCTCGGTTAAACCCTGCTTTGTTTAAGGCCAGAAAGGCCTGGGGATCTTACACCTAAATATTAGAAGTCTCTGCAGACAATTAGAACATCTAAAGATTCTTGTACAACAGTCTGACCCTGATATTTTGGTTTGACTGAATCCTGGCTTAAGAAAAGTATTCCTGACTCAGAGGTTTCCCTCCAAAATTATAATCTTTATAGAATTGACAGGGttggcagaggaggaggtgttGCTGTATTTGTCAGATCCAGCTTGCCTGTCTCTGCTTTGAGTGCTGTTTCTGTGCCCCACTGTTTTGAAttgattattttgaaaattaattcaTCTCATGATAAGTCATTCAATCTTGCTGGTGTTTACAGACCACCATCGGCTGTTCCTGGTGCTATTGGTGCTTTGGCTGATTTGCTTGCTCAGTTTGAGCATTATGAGCTACTGATCCTGGGTGACCTAAAGCTGAACTGGTTGTCAAGTGATTCATCCAGTTTAAAGGAGTTATGTGCAAATTTCAATCTGTCACAACTGATTGAAGAACCAACTAGACCAAATTTAAAGGACCCATCATAATCTACCCTGATTGACTTAATTCTTTTCAAACAGGAAGGAAAACATTACTGCATCTGGGGTCTTCACACTTGGTTTTAgtgatcattgtcctgttgtatgTATACGCAGTTGTAAACGGAAAAAACTAGgctagaaaattatttttaaaaggaattttaaatcttttaataAACAGGCCTTTCTTAGGGACCTCACCTACAGCAATTTGATTTACTGTATACCTCTGACATTCCTGATGTGGAAGCAGCactgaaatatttcacaaataCTTTACTTGTTGTCATagataaacacacacctctTAAAAAGCTTAGGATTAAAGAAAGATCAAGCCCCTGGTTTACTGCAGAACTGTTAACAGGTAAAAGTAGCACGCACATcccaaaaaaaattaatgctgggtgctggaccaaaagGTAAGTATggaataaaagataaagtctgcacaccagaagctgctcctcgaacaatttattcatgtgttatGTTTCAGGCCcctgcccttcatcagacaAGAACTGCAGAACTGTCTCTTCTATTCAAGGAAAGGGACAAAGCATGGCCACTAGCCAGACGTACTGGTCAAGCAGCTGATTGGCCAACTTTCAGACAACttataaataaatgcacatcCTCTGTACGGAAAGCAAAGGCAGACTATCATGTGGAGTTGATTGCCTGCTCTTCCTCCAATCCCTCAAAATTTTGGAAAGcagtaaatataaaagataaaaagtcCTCTTTATCAATTCCATCTCATATCACGTTAAATGACTGTCTGTTAAATAAGACATCAGATATTTGTCAGGCTTTCAACAACCAATTTGCTTCTGCTGGAATTATGTTTGATGTCAAATATCCAGGAGCAGCCTCTTGTTCCAAGTCCTCGGCTTATGCATCCACTCCCTCTTCTACTTCTTCTGCCTCTCCTCAGTTCACTCTTCAGGCTGTTACTCCCTCTACTGTTAGGAAGGCACTACAGTCCATCGATTGTAGGTCAGCAACTGGGGAGGACAAACTAGATCCTTATTTTTTAAAGCTCTGTGCCCTTTTTATTACAGAACAGCTTAACTTTTTAACCTTTCTATATCAAGTGGAATTGTCGCTTTAGTCTGGAAATCTGCCCATGTAATCCCACTGCATAAAGGTggtgataaaatgatttaaataattaTCGACTGATTTCCAAACTACCCTGCCTTGCTAAAATACTGAAATCTCTTGTAAATGACCAGCTCAAATTGTTCCTCTCAGAAAATTCTGTGTTGAGTCCAAATCAATCTTTAGAGCCCAACATAGTACTATCACTGCTATTACCATGGTTTTAAATGATGTTGTTTCTGATATTGATAAGAGGAAGTACTGTGCTGCACTTTTATTGATCTTACCAAAGCGTTTGACACTGTTGACCATGCTCTGCTCCTACAGAAATTATGTGACATTGGTTTTCATCATAACTCTTGTAACTGGTTTAGTGATTACTTGTCTCATAGACAACAGTGTGTGATCTAGGGTAATGATCTTTCTATGTTCCTACCATTGTCAAAAGGTGTTCCTCAAGGGTCTATCCTGGGTCCTATCTTGTTCTCAGTCTTAATCAACAATATTACATCTGCTTTGACCAGCAGTAGTGCTCATCATGCAGATGATACAATTCTATACTGTTCTGCTGATACTACTCAGTCCACTATTGAAACCCTTCAATTAGCCTTTGACAGCCTGCAAGATTCTCTTCATTACTGAATCCTAACAAGaccaaatttatgttttttttttcctagaaaTGAAGTTGACATCGACATGCCGCTGGGCATCAGGACCCAGGATGGTCAATATATTGAAAGGGTTCCAGGATATAAATATCTTGGTATTTGGCTGGATCAAAAACTCACTTTTAAGCGTCATATCACCACACTTGTTACAAAGCTGCGTCAGAAAATTGGGTATTTCTATAAATATAGAGATAATTGCACATAGGGACCAACGACCTGGCTCGGGGCGCCTCTGAGCTGACCAAAAGTGCTTTCACCTCCCTCCTGGACTTCCTACGCACTTGTGGAAAGTCCGTTTTTATCTCTGGTCCCATTCCCACACTTGGTCGCGGGGACGCTCGCTTCTCCAGGCTGCTCCTGATGAATACCTGGCTGAGGCCTGCCTGCTACGCTCGAGGCTTCAACTTCGCCGACAATTTTAATCTTTTCTGGAACCGTCCCTCTTTCTTCAAACACGATGGCATTCACCCCACCTCCCTGGGAAGCCGCACGCTGGCAGCCAATATTCAGCATGCCGTACATCACGCGCCACGTGCATGACTATTTACATCACACGCCCCCTCCACCGACACACTTCCTCACGCCGTTCCAACTGCAGCTCAGAGCACAGCCCCGCTCACCAGCACCCCCGTCCGACCATATCAAACATTAACCCTCCCACCTGAGACATTCCCCATACAGTCCATCATAATGCACAGACCACCCCGCCCTTACTGCACTAAGACTGTGAATTACAAAAACTTATCCCCCATCTTCTGCACTCCTGCCACCCCCTGTACTACTCAAACCCTACAACACCTGAAACTGGCTCTACTCAACACCCGNNNNNNNNNNNNNNNNNNNNNNNNNNNNNNNtacacatgcattaatatctctacatccactggattaaaatggaggcgctgtcttttatttacctgttgccatggtgaatcgtggagtcggagctccattgatgatggctttttattgtcggcttaactcagagtgaacatactcagagttgactgaactaactcaaatcagctgttctggaaccggatactcagagtttcccatctcagggtaaatcaactcagagttcagggttagactcaaagtttgttgaacctcctacctggaatacccctc includes:
- the LOC126401087 gene encoding protein LBH-like — translated: MTEVMNSLEPSTEDFSGGGAGADQGAIFTETHERFPKLSKRLPSIVVEPMDAAEVESGELRWPPKEPSSPDAKTERQHAVEQPADVDQSDVSVDEQVSAAEMEDSN